Proteins encoded by one window of Vigna radiata var. radiata cultivar VC1973A chromosome 5, Vradiata_ver6, whole genome shotgun sequence:
- the LOC106761558 gene encoding TMV resistance protein N-like — MMYSPVFNILRRILRFVKEPDRIMSGMSDCMTVSDPTAPIGPSVPASDAIIHRTSSSSNAYDVFVSFRGEDTRNNFTSFLFGALHRQGILAFKDDQCIKKGDFIAPELLQAIRDSQVFVVVLSKNYASSTWCLRELVEILNCSETSARPLIPIFYDVEPTTVRNQKGCYEKAFAEHENRFREDKVKMEEVQRWKEALRKVADISGSEIGNKSQNEQIEKIVQEIINNLRPKILNFPRDELVGIEDRVQDLGNILRFDLRNDVRVVGISGMGGIGKTTLARALYERICHQYNYRCFIDDVSKIFVDSRSLGLQKQLISQTLNEKNVEICNVIEGTCLVQSKLNNAKTLIVFDNVDQVQQLRIFSGNRDNLLRECLGKGSRIIIVSRDEQILKIHGVDDIYQVRPLIREDAIQLFCRNAFKDNYILSDYEKLADEILSHVEGHPLAIETIGSSLLGRSLSQWKSVLEGLKENKSKNIMDILRISYIQLEEKYKQTFLDIACFFNFYHEEHLKEILNFRGFHPEDSIQVLIDKSLITRHGRSIGMHSLLVDLGRCIVREVSPKEPIKWSRLWTCKDLHDAMSENEVTRNLEAIVLEDDVTDYETIKADGLSKIKHLKLLYVGYVKFSGSLSHLSNELGYLVWRRYPFECLPQSFQPHKLVDLILYGSSIQRLWEGTKPLPNLKRLDLSFCESLVEMPDVAEALNLEWIILLGCIQLQKLTPSIGSLRKLVGLILRDCKKLVILSNTILGLNSLKYLDVSGCSIIDSKCLQDETRNTEYLISCLSPSSPLSCLCELDLSFCNLAQIPDYIGKLSSLEKLNLKGNNFVTLPNLKDLWRLYYLNLQDCKQLKYLPDLPSGSVLSSKLSSSRFLLSSIFESRYFLNKEEGIYFWNVGLNIFGCPELVEIEECIRKSFSWTIQIIQATYQLPFPITHMPDSIMPGSQIPNLFNNEFVNVDIQYLDKENLDEKYLTVDLPPVPHDNNFIGVLCCVIFRLDHEEIPMDFRTDHMWLHYQDVSMNARGINRFRFSLSRITTLLDYHSFFVTVDVKKFQYRWVNEQDLINFKMTXCANLTARKRKISVIEENG, encoded by the exons ATGATGTATTCGCCTGTCTTCAACATTCTCCGCCGTATCCTCCGGTTTGTCAAAGAACCGGACCGGATCATGTCCGGCATGTCCGACTGCATGACCGTGTCTGACCCAACAGCTCCTATCGGACCTTCCGTACCAGCTTCCGACGCCATCATCCATCGCacctcttcttcatctaatGCATACGATGTATTTGTCAGCTTCCGTGGTGAAGACACGCGCAACAACTTCACTAGTTTTCTCTTTGGAGCTCTCCATCGACAAGGCATTCTTGCCTTCAAAGATGACCAATGTATCAAAAAAGGTGATTTCATAGCACCCGAGCTTCTACAAGCCATTCGGGACTCTcaagtttttgttgttgtcttatCAAAGAACTATGCTTCTTCCACTTGGTGCTTGCGTGAACTGGTAGAGATACTTAATTGCTCTGAAACTTCAGCAAGACCTCTTATACCTATCTTTTATGATGTTGAGCCTACGACGGTGCGCAATCAGAAAGGATGTTATGAGAAAGCATTTGCAGAACACGAAAATAGATTCAGAGAAGATAAGGTGAAGATGGAGGAAGTTCAAAGATGGAAAGAAGCTCTCAGAAAAGTGGCCGATATCTCTGGTTCGGAAATCGGAAATAA GTCACAGAATGAACagattgaaaaaattgttcaagagataataaataatttgagaccaaaaattttaaattttccaagGGATGAACTAGTTGGGATAGAGGATCGAGTTCAAGACTTAGGAAATATTTTGCGTTTCGACCTTCGTAACGATGTTCGAGTTGTCGGAATAAGTGGGATGGGTGGTATAGGAAAGACAACTCTTGCTCGGGCTTTATATGAAAGAATTTGTCATCAATATAATTATCGTTGTTTTATTGATGATGTAAGCAAAATATTTGTAGATTCTCGTTCGTTGGGCTTACAAAAGCAATTAATTTCTCAGACTCTAAATGAGAAAAATGTAGAGATTTGCAATGTTATCGAGGGAACATGTTTGGTGCAGTCCAAACTGAACAATGCTAAGACACTTATAGTTTTTGACAACGTTGATCAAGTTCAACAACTGAGGATATTTAGCGGAAATAGAGACAATTTGTTGCGAGAATGCTTAGGTAAAGGGAGCAGAATCATCATAGTTTCTAGGGATGAACAAATATTGAAGATACATGGAGTGGATGATATTTATCAAGTTCGACCGTTGATACGAGAAGATGCTATCCAACTATTTTGTAGAAATGCTTTcaaagataattatattttgagcGATTATGAAAAGTTGGCAGATGAAATACTATCACATGTTGAAGGGCATCCCTTGGCAATTGAAACAATTGGGTCATCTTTGCTTGGCCGAAGTTTGTCACAATGGAAAAGTGTATTGGAAGggctaaaagaaaataaaagtaaaaatattatggatATTTTGCGCATAAGTTATATTCAActggaagaaaaatacaaacaaacatTTTTGGATATTGCTtgcttcttcaatttttatcacGAAGAACATTTGAAGGAAATTCTAAATTTCCGTGGATTTCATCCTGAAGATAGCATACAAGTTCTCATTGATAAATCACTCATTACCAGACATGGGAGGTCCATAGGTATGCATAGCTTGTTAGTGGATTTGGGAAGGTGTATTGTTCGGGAAGTATCACCTAAAGAGCCTATAAAGTGGAGTAGGTTGTGGACATGCAAAGATCTCCATGATGCTATGTCAGAGAACGAG GTAACTCGAAACCTTGAGGCAATAGTTCTTGAGGATGATGTTACAG ATTATGAAACAATCAAGGCGGATGGTCTATCAAAAATTAAACACCTGAAATTGCTTTATGTTGGGTACGTGAAGTTTTCGGGAAGTCTGAGTCATCTTTCGAATGAACTAGGATATCTTGTTTGGAGGAGATATCCGTTTGAGTGTTTGCCTCAAAGTTTTCAGCCACACAAACTAGTTGACTTAATACTCTATGGGAGCAGTATTCAACGACTGTGGGAAGGCACAAAG CCTTTACCCAATTTGAAGCGTTTGGATCTCTCCTTTTGCGAAAGTTTAGTTGAGATGCCAGATGTAGCAGAGGCCCTAAATCTTGAATGGATAATTCTTTTAGGATGCATACAGCTCCAAAAACTCACTCCATCTATTGGGAGTTTGAGAAAGCTTGTTGGTTTGATTTTGAGAGACTGCAAAAAACTAGTAATCTTATCCAATACTATATTGGGACTGAATTCTCTTAAATATCTGGATGTAAGTGGTTGTTCAATAATAGATAGTAAATGCTTACAAGATGAAACAAGGAACACAGAGTACTTGATCAGCTGTTTGTCGCCCTCCTCTCCTCTTTCTTGTTTGTGTGAACTCGATCTAAGCTTCTGTAACTTAGCTCAAATTCCTGATTACATTGGAAAGTTAAGTTCCTTAGAGAAGCTAAATTTAAAGGGAAACAATTTTGTTACATTGCCTAATCTCAAGGACCTTTGGAGACTGTATTATTTAAACTTACAGGATTGCAAGCAATTGAAATACTTGCCCGATCTTCCTTCAGGAAGTGTCTTGTCCTCAAAACTTTCCTCGTCGAGATTCCTCCTATCTTCAATATTTGAATCGCGTTATTTTCTTAATAAGGAAGAAGGtatatatttttggaatgtAGGACTAAATATATTCGGGTGCCCAGAATTAGTTGAGATTGAAGAGTGCATTAGAAAGAGTTTTTCATGGACAATTCAAATTATTCAG GCCACCTACCAATTGCCATTCCCTATAACTCATATGCCTGATAGTATTATGCCTGGAAGTCAAATACCGAATTTGTTCAACAATGAGTTTGTGAACGTGGACATACAATACCTGGACAAAGAAAACCTGGACGAAAAATACCTAACCGTTGATCTACCTCCCGTTCCACATGACAATAATTTCATTGGTGTTCTGTGTTGCGTAATATTTCGTCTAGACCATGAAGAAATTCCAATGGATTTTAGAACAGATCACATGTGGTTACATTATCAAGACGTTTCTATGAACGCACGTGGTATTAATCGTTTTCGTTTCAGTTTGAGCAGGATTACGACATTGTTGGATTACCATAGTTTTTTTGTTACTGTGGATGTGAAGAAATTTCAGTATCGCTGGGTAAATGAACAAGACCTGATTAACTTCAAAATGACGCANTGTGCAAATTTGACAGCTCGGAAGCGCAAGATTTCCGTAATTGAGGAAAACGGCTAG
- the LOC106761553 gene encoding LOW QUALITY PROTEIN: disease resistance protein RPP5-like (The sequence of the model RefSeq protein was modified relative to this genomic sequence to represent the inferred CDS: deleted 1 base in 1 codon; substituted 1 base at 1 genomic stop codon): protein MLSGARSQWHSSHAIIHQTSSSSHAYDVFVSFRGEDTRNNFTSFLFGALCRQGILAFKDDQCIRKGDFIAPELLQAIQGSQVFVVVLSKNYASSTWCLRELVEIFNCCETSARPVIPIFYDVEPTTVRYQKGCYEKAFAEHENRFREDKVKMEEVQTWKEALRKVADISGSEIGNKPQNEQIEKIVQEIINNLRPKILNLPRDELVGIEDRLQDLGNILHFDLLNDVRVVGISGMGGIGKTTLARALYERICHQYNYRCFIDDVSKIFLDSRSLGLXKQLISQTLNEKNVEICNVIEGTCLVQSKLNNAKALIVFDNVDEVQQLRIFSGNRDNLLRECLGKGSRIIIVSRDEQILKIHGVDDIYQVRPLNRKDAIQLFCRNAFKXNXILSDYEKLAREILSHVEGHPLAIETIGSSLLGRSLSHWKSVLEGLKENKSKNIMGILRISYIQLEEKYKQTFLDIACFFNSYYEKDVKEILNFRGFHPEDSIQVLIDKSLITKDFKGYIRMHSLLVDLGKCIVREVSPKVPRKWSRLWTYKDFHDAMSENKTTRNLEAIVLRYHLDEDEDDVEIPDKTIKADGLSKIKHLKLLYVENVKANVNFSGSLNHLLNELGYLTWYNYPFECLPQSFQPHKLVELKLRWSSIQRLWEGTKSLPNLKRLDLLHCQSLVEMPDVTEAPNLQSIHLEGCGQLQKLNPSIESLRKLVLLNLRYCKKLVILSNTILGLKSLEYLDVSYCSIIGSNWLNTENLIRCLSPSSPLSCLCELNLRFCNLVQIPDYIGKLGCLESLNLEENNFVRLPNLKDLLRLYYLNLQDCKRLKYLPDLPSRTVTRSSSMFLKVAGFIIFGCPELVEIKQCITKSFSWAIQIFEATYQYQWIARVTIMPGSQIPSLFNNEFVNVDQEYLDEKNLIVDPPPVPHDNNFIGVLCCVIFRLHNRHIPMDFRRDHMCLHYGKVSIDELKNEQIPMDFRRDHMCLHYEKVSMDERGIHPYHFRLRMIDLLLSYKTSRNFVTVKKFQYRWVNEEDLINFKMTHCANLTGRKGKISVIEENG from the exons ATGCTCTCAGGGGCAAGGTCGCAGTGGCATTCCTCCCACGCCATCATCCATCaaacttcttcttcatctcatGCATACGACGTATTTGTCAGCTTCCGTGGTGAAGACACGCGCAACAACTTCACTAGTTTTCTCTTTGGAGCTCTTTGTCGACAAGGCATTCTTGCCTTCAAAGATGACCAATGTATTAGAAAAGGTGATTTCATAGCACCCGAGCTCCTACAAGCCATTCAGGGCTCTCAAGTTTTCGTTGTTGTTTTATCAAAGAACTATGCTTCCTCCACTTGGTGCTTACGTGAACTGGTTGAGATATTTAATTGCTGTGAAACTTCAGCAAGACCTGTTATACCTATATTTTATGATGTTGAGCCTACGACGGTGCGCTATCAGAAAGGATGTTATGAGAAAGCATTTGCAGAACACGAAAATAGATTCAGAGAAGATAAGGTGAAGATGGAGGAAGTTCAAACATGGAAAGAAGCTCTCAGAAAAGTGGCCGATATCTCTGGTTCGGAAATCGGAAATAA GCCACAAAATGAACagattgaaaaaattgttcaagagataataaataatttgagaccaaaaattttaaatcttccTAGGGATGAACTAGTTGGGATAGAGGATCGACTTCAAGACTTAGGAAATATTTTGCATTTCGATCTCCTTAATGATGTTCGAGTTGTCGGAATAAGTGGGATGGGTGGCATAGGAAAGACAACTCTTGCTCGGGCTTTATATGAAAGAATTTGTCATCAATATAATTATCGTTGTTTTATTGATGATGTAAGCAAAATATTTCTAGATTCTCGTTCGTTGGGCTTATAAAAGCAATTAATTTCTCAGACTCTAAATGAGAAAAATGTAGAGATTTGCAATGTTATCGAGGGAACATGTTTGGTGCAGTCCAAACTGAACAATGCTAAGGCACTTATAGTTTTTGACAACGTTGATGAAGTTCAACAACTGAGGATATTTAGCGGAAATAGAGACAATTTGTTGCGAGAATGCTTAGGTAAAGGGAGCAGAATCATCATAGTTTCTAGGGATGAACAAATATTGAAGATACATGGAGTGGATGATATTTATCAAGTTCGACCGTTGAATAGGAAAGATGCTATCCAACTATTTTGTAGAAATGCTTTCAAAGNTAATTANATTTTGAGCGATTATGAAAAGTTGGCACGTGAGATACTATCACATGTTGAAGGACATCCCTTGGCAATTGAAACAATTGGGTCATCTTTGCTTGGCCGAAGTTTGTCACATTGGAAAAGTGTATTGGAAGggctaaaagaaaataaaagtaaaaatattatgggTATTTTGCGCATAAGTTATATTCAActggaagaaaaatacaaacaaacatTTTTGGATATTGCTTGCTTCTTCAATTCTTATTATGAAAAAGATGTGAAGGAAATTCTAAATTTTCGTGGATTTCATCCTGAAGATAGCATACAGGTTCTCATTGATAAATCACTCATTACCAAAGATTTCAAAGGGTACATACGTATGCATAGCTTGCTAGTGGATTTGGGGAAGTGTATTGTTCGGGAAGTATCACCTAAAGTGCCTAGAAAGTGGAGTAGGCTGTGGACATACAAAGATTTCCATGATGCTATGTCAGAGAACAAG ACAACTCGAAACCTTGAGGCAATAGTTCTTAGATATCACCtggatgaggatgaggatgatgttgAAATCCCAG ATAAAACAATCAAGGCGGATGGTCTATCAAAAATTAAACACCTGAAGTTGCTTTATGTTGAGAACGTGAAGGCGAACGTTAACTTTTCGGGAAGTCTGAATCATCTTTTGAATGAACTAGGATATCTTACTTGGTATAATTATCCGTTTGAATGTTTGCCTCAAAGTTTTCAACCACACAAACTAGTTGAGTTAAAGCTGCGTTGGAGTAGTATTCAACGATTATGGGAAGGCACAAAG TCGTTACCCAATTTGAAGCGTTTGGATCTCTTGCATTGCCAAAGTTTAGTTGAGATGCCAGATGTAACAGAGGCCCCAAATCTTCAATCGATACATCTTGAAGGATGTGGACAGCTCCAAAAACTGAATCCATCGATTGAGAGTCTGAGAAAGCTTGTTCTTTTGAATTTGAGATACTGC AAAAAACTAGTAATCTTATCTAATACTATATTGGGCCTGAAATCTCTTGAATATCTGGATGTCAGCTATTGTTCAATAATAGGTAGTAATTGGTTGAACACAGAGAACTTGATCAGATGTTTGTCGCCCTCCTCTCCTCTCTCTTGTTTGTGTGAACTCAATCTAAGGTTCTGTAACTTAGTTCAAATTCCTGATTACATTGGAAAGTTAGGTTGCTTAGAGAGCCTAAATTTAGAGGAAAACAATTTTGTTAGATTGCCTAACCTGAAGGACCTTTTGAGACTGTATTATTTAAACTTACAGGATTGCAAGCGATTGAAATACTTGCCTGATCTCCCTTCACGAACTGTCACGAGATCTTCATCAATGTTTTTGAAAGTTGCAGGATTTATCATTTTCGGCTGCCCAGAATTAGTTGAGATTAAACAGTGCATTACAAAGAGTTTTTCATGGGCAATACAAATTTTTGAG GCGACCTACCAATACCAATGGATAGCTCGTGTAACTATTATGCCTGGAAGTCAAATACCGAGCTTGTTCAACAATGAGTTTGTGAACGTGGACCAAGAATACCTGGACGAAAAAAACCTAATCGTTGATCCACCTCCCGTTCCGCATGACAATAATTTCATTGGTGTTTTGTGTTGCGTAATATTTCGTCTACACAATAGACATATTCCAATGGATTTTAGAAGAGATCACATGTGCTTACATTATGGAAAG GTTTCTATAGACGAActaaaaaatgaacaaattccAATGGATTTTAGAAGAGATCACATGTGCTTACATTATGAAAAGGTTTCTATGGACGAACGTGGTATTCATCCTTATCATTTCCGTTTGAGGATGATTGACTTATTGTTGAGTTATAAGACTTCTAGGAATTTTGTTACGGTGAAGAAATTTCAGTATCGCTGGGTAAATGAAGAAGACCTAATTAACTTCAAAATGACGCATTGTGCAAATTTGACAGGTCGGAAGGGCAAGATTTCCGTAATTGAGGAAAACGGTTAG
- the LOC106761557 gene encoding uncharacterized protein LOC106761557 gives MNSLARHLSSLFRTSGFTTKPFNTGHNQMQQLQQCRGIRVRVTNGNLEMALALMQRKMQGSGIERMIKQEQRFHIKNSEKRVLARKNLERRLRSEDLAQKLKAIMIKKVRGL, from the exons ATGAACTCCTTGGCAAGGCATTTATCAAGCTTATTCAGAACTTCAGGTTTCACAACTAAACCCTTCAATACTGGGCATAATCAAATGCAACAGCTTCAGCAATGCAGAGGCATACGAGTGAGGGTCACAAATGGGAACTTGGAAATGGCATTGGCATTGATGCAGCGTAAGATGCAAGGAAGTGGGATTGAGAGGATGATAAAGCAGGAGCAGAGATTCCACATCAAAAACTCTGAGAAGCGTGTTTTAGCCCGAAAGAACTTGGAGCGAAGGCTTCGATCCGAGGATCTTGCTCAGAAACTTAAAGCCATTATGATCAAGAAAGTCAG GGGTCTATGA